The DNA sequence GCTGATCGTCGCGGCAACCGAGCAGGACCGACCAACCGGCATCGGCCAACAGGGCAGCAGCGGCAAACCCGAGACCACGGTTGCCACCGGTGATCAGGACATGGCTCCGGCCAAGGTCGCCGTCCGCACTCGCCGGAGCAGTACTCGGTCCCCGTCGCCCGGTCACGTTCCGCTCGCCGTCCCGGCTCCGACGAGGGCGGCGCGGTAGCAGTCCAGAATCCGGTCCCGGGTGGCGGCGAGATCGAACGTGCTCGCCGTATCGGGCTGAGCTGCGCGGAGCTGGGCGACCACCGAGTCACGGTGGGCGAGTACCCGTCGAACGACCTCGGCGAGCCCGTGCACGTCACCGGGATCGCTGAGCAGATCAGGGCAGGCCGAACCGATGGTGCTGCGCAGACCGCCGACAGCGTACGCCGCCACCGGGGTACCCGTCATGATCGCTTCGATCGCGCTGCCGCCGAGTTCCTCGTGGATCGAGGGCATGACCAGGGTGTCCACCAGGGCGAGCGCGGCCGGCACCTGGTCGTGCGGAAGGAAGCCGGTGACCACGAACTGATCCGTACGGCCGGCCTCGGCGATCTCCCGTTGCATGCGTTCCCGTTGCGGGCCGTCGCCGACGATGAGGAAGGTCGGAGCTAGATCATCGAGAAGCTCGGCCAGCCGGAGCAGGTCGGGCCAACCCTTCTCATGAGCGACCCGGCCGATGTATCCGATGAGCGGCCGCCGACCGGCCAGCCCGTACCGCTGAGCGAACAACTCCGCCTCGGTGGCCGTTGCCGGGGTGATGTCGACCGCGTCCGGGTTGACCACGATGCTGGACCGGTCCAGGCCGGTCGCGGCGCTCACCACGTCGGCGGTCCGGGCGGTCAGCGTGCTGACCCTCGCCGCGGAGCGCAGGGCCTGCCGTTCGGCCCGGGTGACCATGCGGTGCGCCATGGCGTCGACCGCCGACATCGGCTGATAGACCGAGAGTCGGGAGCAGTGCAGGGTGAGTACGTACGGCACGCCCAGAATCCGGGCCGCGACCCGGCCCGCGATCAACGGCCAGATCTGACCGTCCGCGTGAACGTGGACAATG is a window from the Solwaraspora sp. WMMD792 genome containing:
- a CDS encoding glycosyltransferase family 4 protein, which encodes MRVLRLTPFFHHDYVDHWPAEFDPVGGMQVQILALSRSLARAGVDQLVLTLGFPGLPPTKQIEPGLTVRIARVSLPQVRSEITGLVGLGQAWLIATIRECLRLRRGTWRPDIVHVHADGQIWPLIAGRVAARILGVPYVLTLHCSRLSVYQPMSAVDAMAHRMVTRAERQALRSAARVSTLTARTADVVSAATGLDRSSIVVNPDAVDITPATATEAELFAQRYGLAGRRPLIGYIGRVAHEKGWPDLLRLAELLDDLAPTFLIVGDGPQRERMQREIAEAGRTDQFVVTGFLPHDQVPAALALVDTLVMPSIHEELGGSAIEAIMTGTPVAAYAVGGLRSTIGSACPDLLSDPGDVHGLAEVVRRVLAHRDSVVAQLRAAQPDTASTFDLAATRDRILDCYRAALVGAGTASGT